From Camelus bactrianus isolate YW-2024 breed Bactrian camel chromosome 16, ASM4877302v1, whole genome shotgun sequence, the proteins below share one genomic window:
- the P2RX5 gene encoding P2X purinoceptor 5 isoform X3 has protein sequence MGQVGWKGFYQSLFDYKTEKYVIAKNKKVGLLYRLLQLSILTYLVVWVFLVKKCYQDTDTSLQSSIITKVKGVTFTNTSELGERLWDVADYVIPPQGENVFFVVTNLIVTPNQRQETCAESESIPDASCKEDSDCPPGEPVVAGNGVRTGRCLRAESAPKGTCEIFAWCPVETKSRPAKPLLGKAEDFTVYIKNFIRFPKFNFSKTNVLDTKDRAFLKSCKFGPKDPYCPIFRLGSVVSWTGSNFQEIALQGGVIGIQIEWNCDLDRAPSECNPHYHFSRLDNKFSENSVSSGYNFRFAKYYRDTAGVEFRTLFKAYGIRFDVMVNGKAGKFSIIPTIINVGSGVALMGVGSFFCDLVLIYFIKKSHFYRDKKYEEVRSGHQGNGKANVQQLRNLQTVEA, from the exons ATGGGGCAGGTGGGCTGGAAGGGGTTCTACCAGTCGCTCTTCGACTACAAGACCGAGAAGTACGTCATCGCCAAGAACAAGAAGGTGGGCCTGCTCTACCGGCTGCTGCAGCTCTCCATCCTGACCTACCTGGTGGT CTGGGTGTTCCTGGTGAAGAAATGTTACCAGGATACCGACACGTCACTACAGAGCAGCATCATCACCAAAGTCAAGGGCGTGACTTTTACCAACACCTCAGAGCTGGGGGAGCGGCTCTGGGATGTGGCAGACTATGTCATACCACCGCAG GGAGAGAACGTCTTCTTTGTAGTCACCAACCTGATCGTGACCCCCAACCAGCGGCAGGAAACCTGTGCTGAG AGTGAAAGCATTCCAGACGCCTCATGCAAGGAGGACAGCGACTGCCCTCCTGGGGAGCCTGTTGTGGCTGGAAATG GAGTGAGGACTGGCCGCTGCCTGCGGGCTGAGAGTGCACCAAAGGGCACCTGTGAGATCTTCGCCTGGTGCCCGGTGGAGACAAAGTCCAGGCCAGC GAAGCCACTCCTGGGCAAGGCTGAAGACTTCACCGTTTACATAAAGAACTTCATTCGCTTCCCCAAATTCAACTTCTCCAA GACCAATGTGCTGGACACCAAAGACAGAGCTTTCCTCAAATCATGTAAATTTGGCCCCAAAGACCCCTACTGCCCCATCTTCCGACTGGGGTCCGTGGTCAGCTGGACGGGGAGCAACTTCCAGGAGATAGCTTTGCAG GGCGGTGTGATAGGAATTCAGATTGAGTGGAACTGTGATCTTGACAGAGCTCCCTCTGAATGCAACCCGCACTATCACTTTAGCCGTCTGGACAACAAATTTTCAGAAAACTCTGTCTCTTCTGGGTACAATTTCAG GTTTGCCAAGTATTACCGAGACACCGCTGGGGTGGAGTTCCGCACGCTGTTTAAGGCCTACGGGATCCGCTTTGATGTGATGGTGAATGGCAAG GCAGGGAAGTTCAGCATCATCCCCACAATCATCAACGTGGGCTCTGGGGTGGCGCTCATGGGGGTG GGGTCTTTCTTCTGCGACCTGGTGCTCATCTACTTCATCAAAAAGAGCCACTTTTACCGAGACAAGAAGTACGAGGAAGTGAG GTCCGGCCACCAGGGGAACGGAAAGGCGAATGTGCAGCAACTGCGGAACCTGCAGACCGTGGAGGCGTAG
- the P2RX5 gene encoding P2X purinoceptor 5 isoform X2, giving the protein MGQVGWKGFYQSLFDYKTEKYVIAKNKKVGLLYRLLQLSILTYLVVWVFLVKKCYQDTDTSLQSSIITKVKGVTFTNTSELGERLWDVADYVIPPQGENVFFVVTNLIVTPNQRQETCAESESIPDASCKEDSDCPPGEPVVAGNGVRTGRCLRAESAPKGTCEIFAWCPVETKSRPAKPLLGKAEDFTVYIKNFIRFPKFNFSKTNVLDTKDRAFLKSCKFGPKDPYCPIFRLGSVVSWTGSNFQEIALQGGVIGIQIEWNCDLDRAPSECNPHYHFSRLDNKFSENSVSSGYNFRFAKYYRDTAGVEFRTLFKAYGIRFDVMVNGKAGKFSIIPTIINVGSGVALMGVGSFFCDLVLIYFIKKSHFYRDKKYEEVRDLGVLAQLAESSQHSVAPAEVGTGLAEQPEAQDGGGGQKENGCVCQQLLQPARSGHQGNGKANVQQLRNLQTVEA; this is encoded by the exons ATGGGGCAGGTGGGCTGGAAGGGGTTCTACCAGTCGCTCTTCGACTACAAGACCGAGAAGTACGTCATCGCCAAGAACAAGAAGGTGGGCCTGCTCTACCGGCTGCTGCAGCTCTCCATCCTGACCTACCTGGTGGT CTGGGTGTTCCTGGTGAAGAAATGTTACCAGGATACCGACACGTCACTACAGAGCAGCATCATCACCAAAGTCAAGGGCGTGACTTTTACCAACACCTCAGAGCTGGGGGAGCGGCTCTGGGATGTGGCAGACTATGTCATACCACCGCAG GGAGAGAACGTCTTCTTTGTAGTCACCAACCTGATCGTGACCCCCAACCAGCGGCAGGAAACCTGTGCTGAG AGTGAAAGCATTCCAGACGCCTCATGCAAGGAGGACAGCGACTGCCCTCCTGGGGAGCCTGTTGTGGCTGGAAATG GAGTGAGGACTGGCCGCTGCCTGCGGGCTGAGAGTGCACCAAAGGGCACCTGTGAGATCTTCGCCTGGTGCCCGGTGGAGACAAAGTCCAGGCCAGC GAAGCCACTCCTGGGCAAGGCTGAAGACTTCACCGTTTACATAAAGAACTTCATTCGCTTCCCCAAATTCAACTTCTCCAA GACCAATGTGCTGGACACCAAAGACAGAGCTTTCCTCAAATCATGTAAATTTGGCCCCAAAGACCCCTACTGCCCCATCTTCCGACTGGGGTCCGTGGTCAGCTGGACGGGGAGCAACTTCCAGGAGATAGCTTTGCAG GGCGGTGTGATAGGAATTCAGATTGAGTGGAACTGTGATCTTGACAGAGCTCCCTCTGAATGCAACCCGCACTATCACTTTAGCCGTCTGGACAACAAATTTTCAGAAAACTCTGTCTCTTCTGGGTACAATTTCAG GTTTGCCAAGTATTACCGAGACACCGCTGGGGTGGAGTTCCGCACGCTGTTTAAGGCCTACGGGATCCGCTTTGATGTGATGGTGAATGGCAAG GCAGGGAAGTTCAGCATCATCCCCACAATCATCAACGTGGGCTCTGGGGTGGCGCTCATGGGGGTG GGGTCTTTCTTCTGCGACCTGGTGCTCATCTACTTCATCAAAAAGAGCCACTTTTACCGAGACAAGAAGTACGAGGAAGTGAG GGACCTAGGGGTCCTCGCCCAGCTGGCGGAGTCCTCGCAACACAGCGTGGCCCCGGCCGAGGTGGGAACGGGGCTGGCCGAGCAGCCCGAGGCGCAGGATGGAGGCGGTGGCCAGAAAGAGAATGGCTGTGTGTGCCAGCAGCTCCTCCAGCCCGCCAG GTCCGGCCACCAGGGGAACGGAAAGGCGAATGTGCAGCAACTGCGGAACCTGCAGACCGTGGAGGCGTAG
- the P2RX5 gene encoding P2X purinoceptor 5 isoform X1, with product MGQVGWKGFYQSLFDYKTEKYVIAKNKKVGLLYRLLQLSILTYLVVWVFLVKKCYQDTDTSLQSSIITKVKGVTFTNTSELGERLWDVADYVIPPQGENVFFVVTNLIVTPNQRQETCAESESIPDASCKEDSDCPPGEPVVAGNGVRTGRCLRAESAPKGTCEIFAWCPVETKSRPAKPLLGKAEDFTVYIKNFIRFPKFNFSKTNVLDTKDRAFLKSCKFGPKDPYCPIFRLGSVVSWTGSNFQEIALQGGVIGIQIEWNCDLDRAPSECNPHYHFSRLDNKFSENSVSSGYNFRFAKYYRDTAGVEFRTLFKAYGIRFDVMVNGKAGKFSIIPTIINVGSGVALMGVGGEDVQRPGQRTLWGHPSTPSHPLPLLRLSGNSAPPFCAVRVESPSGGGDWYLHHLLWSEEGVLRCARRSTGLAQASPFLDPCRCALVQMLSNTSLSLTTGESS from the exons ATGGGGCAGGTGGGCTGGAAGGGGTTCTACCAGTCGCTCTTCGACTACAAGACCGAGAAGTACGTCATCGCCAAGAACAAGAAGGTGGGCCTGCTCTACCGGCTGCTGCAGCTCTCCATCCTGACCTACCTGGTGGT CTGGGTGTTCCTGGTGAAGAAATGTTACCAGGATACCGACACGTCACTACAGAGCAGCATCATCACCAAAGTCAAGGGCGTGACTTTTACCAACACCTCAGAGCTGGGGGAGCGGCTCTGGGATGTGGCAGACTATGTCATACCACCGCAG GGAGAGAACGTCTTCTTTGTAGTCACCAACCTGATCGTGACCCCCAACCAGCGGCAGGAAACCTGTGCTGAG AGTGAAAGCATTCCAGACGCCTCATGCAAGGAGGACAGCGACTGCCCTCCTGGGGAGCCTGTTGTGGCTGGAAATG GAGTGAGGACTGGCCGCTGCCTGCGGGCTGAGAGTGCACCAAAGGGCACCTGTGAGATCTTCGCCTGGTGCCCGGTGGAGACAAAGTCCAGGCCAGC GAAGCCACTCCTGGGCAAGGCTGAAGACTTCACCGTTTACATAAAGAACTTCATTCGCTTCCCCAAATTCAACTTCTCCAA GACCAATGTGCTGGACACCAAAGACAGAGCTTTCCTCAAATCATGTAAATTTGGCCCCAAAGACCCCTACTGCCCCATCTTCCGACTGGGGTCCGTGGTCAGCTGGACGGGGAGCAACTTCCAGGAGATAGCTTTGCAG GGCGGTGTGATAGGAATTCAGATTGAGTGGAACTGTGATCTTGACAGAGCTCCCTCTGAATGCAACCCGCACTATCACTTTAGCCGTCTGGACAACAAATTTTCAGAAAACTCTGTCTCTTCTGGGTACAATTTCAG GTTTGCCAAGTATTACCGAGACACCGCTGGGGTGGAGTTCCGCACGCTGTTTAAGGCCTACGGGATCCGCTTTGATGTGATGGTGAATGGCAAG GCAGGGAAGTTCAGCATCATCCCCACAATCATCAACGTGGGCTCTGGGGTGGCGCTCATGGGGGTG GGCGGGGAAGATGTGCAGCGCCCAGGTCAGAGGACCCTGTGGGGCCATCCATCAACCCCCTCGCACCCCCTCCCGCTCCTCAGACTTTCAGGAAACTCCGCCCCTCCCTTCTGTGCTGTGAGGGTGGAGTCGCCCTCTGGTGGAGGAGACTGGTATTTGCACCACCTACTCTGGTCTGAAGAGGGTGTGCTCAGGTGTGCCCGCAGGTCCACTGGGTTAGCTCAGGCCTCACCTTTCCTTGACCCCTGCCGTTGTGCCCTTGTTCAGATGCTCTCCAATACATCTCTCTCACTGACTACTGGAGAGAGCTCCTAA